In one Silene latifolia isolate original U9 population chromosome 10, ASM4854445v1, whole genome shotgun sequence genomic region, the following are encoded:
- the LOC141607125 gene encoding uncharacterized protein LOC141607125, with protein sequence MSTQDSGVNTVETSSPYAFYDDPLYVSNYDQPTNGLVDVLFDGRDFMNWKREVMLALMAKNKKGFITGTCNMLDKTDKKYYQWLRCDQFVRKWILYSLDRSIRDNVSYCHSAIQLWGELIERYGQINSLELYQLKKDLGSISQDNALVIEYYSILKRTWE encoded by the coding sequence ATGTCTACTCAAGATTCTGGTGTTAATACTGTTGAGACTTCTTCACCTTATGCTTTTTATGATGATCCTCTTTATGTTTCCAACTATGATCAACCTACAAATGGACTTGTTGATGTGTTGTTTGATGGTCGTGATTTCATGAACTGGAAACGTGAGGTTATGCTCGCATTAATGGCGAAAAATAAGAAGGGGTTTATCACTGGAACTTGTAACATGCTTGATAAAACTGATAAAAAATACTATCAGTGGCTTCGTTGTGATCAATTTGTTAGGAAATGGATCTTATATTCTCTTGACAGAAGCATTCGTGATAATGTTTCATACTGTCATTCTGCCATTCAGCTTTGGGGCGAGTTAATTGAGCGATATGGTCAGATTAATAGCTTAGAACTGTACCAATTAAAGAAGGATTTAGGTTCTATTTCTCAGGATAATGCTCTTGTTATTGAGTACTACAGTAtattgaaaaggacatgggagtAA